In Diceros bicornis minor isolate mBicDic1 chromosome 21, mDicBic1.mat.cur, whole genome shotgun sequence, the sequence TTGTGGTGCCTGGGCAGGGCGGGGGGGGGGACCTGATTGAGAGCAGGCTCGGGAAGGGGGAGCAGCCGCCCACGCCCACGCCAGCGCCTCACCTCAGCACCCTGTATGGCTGGGTGGAAAGGTCCAGGTCAAACCACACTAGCTTGCTGTCGTAGCTGCCACAGATGACGTTGTCACCTGCAGGCAGACAGGGTGGTAGGGACCTGACAGCCATGCCCAATGGGTACACGCCCCACCTGTGGGGTGCAGCCCCACGCCCTCACCTGCGGGGTGCACTGCCAGGCTGGACACCCACTTGCAGTTCGGCATCAGCTTCTTGGTGAGCTCCTGGCGCAGCAGGTGGTAGAGGCGGACGCTGCGCTGGGAGGCCACGAGCAGAAAGGGCCGCACAGGGTGGAAGGCCACACACTGCACCTGTCCGTGGCTGCGGCGGAAGGGGCTCTGGCTACGGCGCCGGCTCAGCTGGTGGATCAGCACCTGGGTATGGCCCGGGGTGGCCAGCACCACAGCCATGTAGTCCCCACGCCCGTGCCAGGTCACCTGCGTCACTGGCTGCAGGAGGGGACGTTGGCTGAGCCAGGCCCCGCTCCCCACACCAGCCTCCCCCACGTCCCCACACTGTGTGGCCCCCACACCTTGCCATGGCGGATGCGCAGCCGCAGGCCCTCCTGGCGCTCCTCCTCTGAGGCTTCCAGCCAGTGGGTGGGCTGCAGGGCAGGCTCCTCAGGTGGGGTAAAGCCACTCAGCAGCTGGTCTGTGCTGCCCACCACCAGCCGGTCCCCCAGGGACGGGTTCAGCAGCAGGACTGTGTCCTCCCTGCAGGCCAGAGCCAGATGCAGCCCCTCAGACCGAGAGCTGCCCCCTGCTGCCACAGGCACCCCCAGCCTCGCACTTACACTGCCACGGCTACCAGGCAGATAGTAGGGTTGGGGTTCCAGGCCACGCTCCTCACCACGCCCCCCACAGGCACGGTCCTCATGCAGCGGGCTGTGGCCACCTCCCAGAGGCGCACTGAGCCGTCATCGGAGCCTGGACAGAGCAGACAAGGACCCTCAgcacctggccctcctgcccagcCCCCCCTGCTGGGGCTGTCCCCACCTCAGGCCCACCTGAAGCCAGCCACTGGCCCCCCGGGGAGACGCTAAGGCAGCGGACAAGATCACTGTGACCCCTGTAAACCTGCAGAGAAGGGGAAGTGAGGAGATGGACAGGGAGAGGTGCacgccccccacccaccccatctGCTTACCAGGGCCTGGCATGTGGGGAAAGGCTGCAGGTCCCGTGGCCGGGGCAGCTTGGGGATGAGGTCTTCAGGGTCCACGTTCACCTAGGGCAGGAGAACATGTGGTCACTCGGCTCCCAGCCCCATCCCCTTCCCAGGTGCTCTGCTGCCCCAAATACCCTCATCTTGCGCTGCCGCGGGCACAAGTAGAGATCGAGGCAGCGCTCGAAGCGCTCCTGGATGAAGCGGCTGTAGGCAGGCACCGCCCGCAGGCTCGGGAACTTGCGGGGCAGGAAGTTGAGCTTTCTCTCAGCCGGCTCCTGCTGCTCCCACGCCAGGCGCTGTGGAGACAGGGGTGAGCCAGGagcaggaggctgggagctggagCCCAGACCCCTACCCCAGACCAGGCCCACCTCCTCCTCGCTGGGCAGGTACTCAGGAGGTGGGTTGTAGGACTCGGCGTGGCCAGGCAGGGCCAGCTTGGGAGCAGGCACGTGCATCTTATGACGCCCCAGCACAGCATTGGGGTCCTCCTGGGCCCACAGGTCGtagaaggtgggggtggggtgccgGGGCCGGCGAGGCTGGATCCAGCCCATCTTGATGGCGTGCACCATGCGAGAGACCTGCACACACAGGCCAGGTCAGGGCTAGGGAGAGGGGGCCGCGCCCTGGAGGACAGGGCTGCACCCACCTTCTCCTTCTCCACCAGGGATGGGATGAAGCTGCGCTTGTCGGCAGGTCGGTTGGTCACCGGGTGGATCATGAGGTTCCCACTGAAGAAGTCCACAGACGGCTGGGGGAACAAGCACAGGCCTGTGGGTCAGGGCCCTGCACATGTCCCCAGACCCCAGGGGCCAGCTGCTGCCACTTACCTCATACGGGTCAAAGCTCATGTCCCCAAACTGGCCCCTCTGCAGCCGCCGCACTAGGGCCACCTGCTCGTCTGTCAGCCGCACATCGCGACCCGTCATCCGGTCCTGTACCATGCGCCTGGGGTGGCCGCCCATCAGAGTTGTGCTCGCACCCCACCCTGCAGGCCCTGCCCCACAGGCTGTGCCCCGAGCCCGCTCACCAGTAGTCAGGGTCGTCCATCTTGTCCAGAAACTGGTCCAGCTCGTCACGGGTACGCAGGGGCTTATAGATGCGCCTGCCGTCCAGGTCGTAGCCCACGTGGGGGAAGTCATCGTACCACTCCAGGGGCACGTTGCCCACCGTGTTCCGGACATCCTGGGGCAGCAGGCCAGCGTGTCAGCACTggacacccactgtacccacccCTCTCTTCAAGCCCCCCAGGAGACAAAGACCAGCAGAGGGAGGCCGAGAGCAAAGGGACTGGCCTCGAGGCTAGCCGGGGCAGCACCAGGCACCCCGACACGTGCCTCTCCCTGGAGTGGGACGTGGCGCAGCGGCCGGCGCTGTCCTCCCACCCCCCCCCAGCCCTCAGAGGCGCCGGAGCTGTACCTTCACATTTTCCACTGAAGTGGTGCCAACCCCAGAGCCTCCCTCTAGATTCCTTGGCCAGGGCTCTGGGCAGCCACAGACAAGGGTGACCTCATCGCCCATGGGCTCCCTCCCCTGGTGGGGGCCTTAGGCAAAAGTAGGTAGCCACAGGCAGGGACTCAGGGAAGACCCTGCCAACCCACTCAAGGCGAGGCAGAATCCACTGCATTCTGCCCTGTAGGTGCTCGAGGACCCCCCAGCCCCCCCggtcctgccccccaccccacccccggcgGGCAGAGCAGCCACATTCCCGGACACACATTCCTGGTCAGGGCCCCTGCCAGCCACCACCCTCCCTCCGCCCAGCATGGAGACTGCTGCCCAGGCGGCCGCTTCCTGCAACAGTAGCCACAGGGGGAGGGGCCCCAATGAGACTGAGCACAGCTGGGAGCCTGAGGCCCCCCTTGCAGCAGGACAGGACCCCCGGGCTCTGCCCTTCTGCACCTGCCCGTCCCAAGACCTGCTGACTTCAGTCCTCCCAGCAGTACCCCCTGTGACCCTGCCCACTGCTAGGAATGCCTTCCCTTCTCCAACGCCTTGGAGGAGTGTCTCCAGTGCCCCCCAAGTTTACAAAGCCATCCCTGAACTGGACAGACCCTGGGGGTCCCAGTGGCCAGGGGAAGAAGGCCCACAGGAGCACGGAGCAGGGTAATGGGGAGGTTTCCTCCAGAGAAGGGGGGGCAGCATGAGccggcagagaggaggaggggtcCACACAGAGAGCACAGCTTGTGCCAGACCTGGAGAGTGCGGCTAATGCCAGAAGGGGGCAGGTGCAGGACAGACAGGCCATGCTACTGGGCAACACCACAGACAAATCTGGAGGGGGCAGCCGAGGGGTTTGGGGCTGAACTGCAGCCCCTTAATGCTCCTCTGTGCTCCCCCCTTCGCCTGGCACAGAAGGCCCAAGCGtacaggagagggagagacagacagggtgTGGCCATGCACTGGGGCCAGGGCAGCTGGGTTAACTTGGTCATGCCAGGGCAGAAGGCCGGGTCATGAGTCCCACTTGACCCTTCTGCTTGTGCTGAGGTTGGGTGGGAGGGGGCTGCACAGCCCCAGCACCACCCAGACGGGGTCCCGCTTCCCCGGAGACAGCAAGATGCCCCAGGCCCCTTCAGCGTGGCGGGAGAAGGCAGAGGGACGCAGGGCCCCTGCTCCGAGCGCCTCCAGGGGCCGGGAGGCGGGAAGGAGGGCGGGCCGACGGGGGGAGGGGCCGCCGCCGCTATAAAGGCCCAGCTCGCGGCCCCGCTCCAGCCCGGGACGCACACGTGCGCGCGGCGCCGCAGCTGCCACCGCGGGCGCCCAAAGACCCGCGCTCTccagcccggcccggcccggcgccCGCCTGCCCGCGAGGCCCGCCCGCGAGGCCTGGCGGCGGCATGCGCTGCGCAAGGCGAAGCTGACGGCGCGCCCGCCGGCCACGTCCCTCACCATGCTGCGCTCGGCGCCACCCGGCCGCTACCTGTACCCTGAGGTGAGCCCGCTGTCGGAGGACGAGGACCGCGGCAGCGAGAGCTCGGGCTCCGACGAGAAGCCCTGCCGCGTGCACGCCGCGCGCTGCGGCCTCCAGGGCGCCCGGAGACGGGCCGGGGGCcggcgggcggggggcggcggcCCAGGGCCCGCGGGGCGGCCCGGCCGCGAGCCCCGGCAGCGGCACACGGCGAACGCGCGCGAGCGGGACCGCACCAACAGCGTGAACACGGCCTTCACGGCGCTGCGCACGCTCATCCCCACCGAGCCGGCCGACCGCAAGCTCTCCAAGATCGAGACGCTGCGCCTGGCCTCCAGCTACATCTCGCACCTGGGCAACGTGCTGCTGGTGGGCGAGGCCTGCGGCGACGGGCAGCCGTGCCACTCGGGGCCCGCCTTCTTCCATGCGGCCCGCGCGGGCAGCCCCCCGCCGCTGCCGCCCCCGCCGACCCCCGCCCGCGACGGCGAGAACGCCCAGCCCAAACAGATCTGCACCTTCTGCCTCAGCAACCAGAGAAAGTTGGTGAGTGTCTGCGGCAGGGCACCCACGGGAAGGGAGGCGCCCCGCCTCCAAATCACCCCAGCAACCCACACCTGCCGCGGAGAGGGCGGGGCCAGAGGCAGGCAGAGCCCCCCAGCAGCACCTGAAACCCAAGTGCGCCAGCCCCGCCCGGGGAGGAAGGAGCACAAGGAGGGCGCAGCTGGCGCAGGCAGGGCTGGGCCTTCTCCCCACGAGTCCCCAGGACACAGTCTCCCACGGGCACCAGAGAGGGCCACCCAGGGCCAGGTGGGGGTCTGGGAGAAAGGCAGGGCAGACCTTTGAGAGGCTGGGGGACCAGACCAGAGTTGGTTCAAGCAACTCTGGCTACCCACCCTGCCCCCACAGGAAGGAGACCCCCTGGGGTCCCTTTGCCCCACCACAGCGCCTGCCACTGGCCTAAGGCTTATCAGGCACCTGCCATgcctcccccagcctctgcccctgaGGCTGCCCACTCTGACACCAGCAAGGCGCTGGGGTCGGCAGGCAGGGGGCTGGCGGAAgatgtgggggctgggggagatgGCCACACTGCGGGAGACGCTGGCGGCTGTGATTTACAGCTCCTGCTGTGCTTGGTGGCACCGGAAAAGCAGGGAGAAAATACGGCGCGGCTTTTCCCAATCCCCACTTCCTCTCCAGACAGCACGCGCGAGCTCCTGGGGCCTGAACATCTGGGAAATTTAATTGTACAATTTCGGCTGTGCAGCAGTGTACTCTCCTCCCCAAACTGCACGGGAAGCTGGGGCAAGCATGGAAGGCGGGTGCTTTCAGTGCCCTCCACCAGGGACAGTACCCAGTGGGGAAGCCCAGAGGTGCGGGCTGGCGCTGGGTCTCAGCCCAGGCCCTGACACTGCCCCTCCCCTCTGCAGAGCAAGGACCGCGACAGAAAGACGGCGATTCGAAGTTAGAGGCAGATGCCGCTGGGCGATCCACGGAGAGGCCCCCATGGACCTGACTCAGGCACAGGCCTCCCGTGAGGGtgcccaccaggccagccccgcctCCGGCTAAAAGTGGGGCCGATGGACAGGCAGGCGGTGGCAGGACTCTGAGCTGGCCCCAGCACTTGCCCAGGCCCACTGGAACTTTCTGTGCTGGATTCCTACCTGGGTTTTCTCCTGGTCACTAAGTGCTGGCATCTTGTGTCTTCGATATGATAATATAAAGTCTGGAAATTTTGTATAATTAAAACCAAAACAATTATCTTCCAAACGTGAAAGCACACTGTCCTCTGGAACGGTTCAGAATCTACCCTGAGCCCGCACCCCCACCCCTCAGGCTGTCTCTTCACATCCTGTCCTCCCTGGGCTGGAGGCCCCCCAGTTCTTGGGGATGGCTCCCACCTTCCAGGGCTCAGGGCCATCCCTCCCAGGCCCGAGGCAAAGCAAGGTGTCTCCCGCCAGGGCCAGTGGCCTGGGGACTGAAGGAGGCCGGCCAGCGGAGCAGAGGGTGAGGAAAGGAGAGAGCAAGTCCCCGCCACATGGTGAGAGACCCAGCGGGCCGCAGCCGGCCCTGGAGCGGAGGAGCAGTCTTGCCCGGCACCCAGGCGCACCTGAAGGGGTGAGGAGGGCAGAGCTCACAGCACACACCATGCAGGGCCCCGGACTCGGCACCTCAGCCTTTACTCACAGAGCCCCCAAAAGTGGACATACGGGGGAGGCTGAGTCAGGGGCCGTGCCTGGCAGAGTGGGTTCCCAGGCCTGAGGGCATGGGCCAGGTGGCAGCCGCCTGCATGCACCCCTCAGTGCCCAGCCCTGCCAGGGTTGCCCTGGCTCCCCACGCACAAGCTGTCAGAGGAGACAGGCCACATACCTCTGCCCCCAGCGCTGCACATGGCCCCTTGCAGCACTGCCCACACCGGGAGGATGCTGGCTGCCTACCACTGTGCCCCACCCGACTCTTCCAAAGGCCCTAGCAACCCCTGAAGAGGGTGATTCAGGCCCCCTCCCCGAGCTGTGCGCAGCTGGCTGACCGTTAAAATCCTGCAGGTGACAATTATAGTTTAGTGGTATGAGCTCCACGGGCACGGCAGAGAAGAAAGGTGGAGCACCCCTGTGTGGGCCACCTCCCCCCAACCCAGGGGCCGGCAGGCAGCCTGACTTCCCGCCAGCGCCAGCCGGGTGGGGAATGGCTGAGAGCACCAGGTGCCAGCCCTGAGCCCTCAGCCCTCATTGCAGGCTCAGGGCTGCAATGACGCGCCCTCCTGCCCCCAGGGGGACAGCCAGGTGCTGAGGCCCACGTGGGCACCCCAACAGGGCAGGGCCAGAGCTGTCCCCCTGCTCTGCATGGATGGGCTCCAGGGACCATGAAGCAGGAAGCGGTGGTGTAATTTTGGAGGAAATTCTCAAAGCCAGAGCCATTAAGGGCTGGAGGGAGCTGTGTCCAATCTGATAGAAACATAACAGGATAAAAAGTCACAACAGCAGGTTCCATTCTGAGAGAAACCCAACACCAAATTTCCTCACCTTAATCCTACAAGAGCCTACAGCTGGccagagggaggggagaagagggcaAGCTCGGTCACTGCAGAAACCCCCAACCCGCCGCCTGCCTGGTGACCCAGGACCCAGGCAGGGTACCTGGGGGTCCAGCTGGGGGCAGAGAAGGGCACCCCACCCCTCCTGGGCACCCCAATGCTACGAGAACACGACCTGGGGGAGGTGTCCGGGCAGGCAGGTGCCCCCAGGGGTCTCCAGGCCTGCTGCCCCAGCTCCACTGGGCTCCATGCAGTTCTGTGGGGAGAGTCCGCGGCCCACCTGGCCCTCACCCACTGGCCTCACATTTCCAGGCTTGGTTCTGGGTTGGAGGTGCCCCCCAAGATGATGGGTAGCAGTCACAGGGTGACCTGGCCAGTGTTGGGGGCAGACGGAGGAACCGCACCTCGTAAGGCCTGAGAGAAGAGAGTGCAGAGGGAGGGACACCCTCAGAGCTCGAGGACAGACAGGGCGAGAGGAGGGACACGGGCACTGATCGGGGACCCCTGTCTGGAGCCCacacaggagaggagaggggtcGAGGGTGCTGGGAAGTCAATGGGAGACGACAGGCCACTGGGACAGTCCCCAGGGGCCCGGCTGGTCAGGGCGCAGTGCACGCGGGCCAAGCCCTCCGCTGCTGGGCCTGTGACTCCAACAGCGGCTGCAGCTTGGCCAGCCTGAGGCCTGGGCAGCAGGCCCGGTCGCTCCCTGAGCTGCACCGGTAGCAGCAGCGGCCGAGGGCCTGGCCCGCCAGCCagcaggagaggaaggggaggggaggaggaggagcacaccGTCACCCTCCACCGCTACAGAAATTCAAACCAGACCGGGGGTGGTGGGCCTGCCTGAGCCCCGAGGCCCCACACGAGTCCACTCAGCTACTCCCAGCCTCCGGGCCGGGATGGCAGGTGCTCCCCACCCACCGCAGCCCCTGCTTCCTTCCCTGAATGCTCGTCTCACCCTCCACCAGCCCTAGGGACAAAGACCCAGGGCTCCCTGCGAGTGTACCCCCGAGAGGCAGCTAGAAGGAGGGGCCGGCACGCACCCTGGGCCAGCGGCTGCCTCTGCGCGCCAAGCTGGGCTGGAAACACTCCGATCGGCCTCAGCTGTCAGCTCCCTGTCCCCGGTCTGGGGAATGAGCTGCTGGCGGCACCACATGATTCATCACCAGGCCGCCTGCGCCCGCAGGCCAGCCGGCCCCCACCCTGCGCAGCACCTGCGGGCTGCCAGGAAGCACATGTGACCCCTCAGGGGCGAGCGCCCGCAGACCCCTCCAGGTCAGGCACCGTGCTTGGGGCTGGGAGCCCAGGCCAGGCACAGACAGCTCCCAGCCATGCTCTCCTGGGGGGCTACTTTGCCCTAAGGACAAGCCTGTGGGATGAGGCCGGCAGgggtcccccaccccccagactGCACCCGACACAGGCAGCAACTGGCTGATGTGTCGGCTGGGACTTTTCCGCTCTCGATGAGCCCCCtccgctcccctccccctccccaaagtGGCTGCAGCTGTCAGGACCGCAGATTGGAACTGCAGGTACGGCGCTGGCCCGCTGCCCACCTCCCTCCCGTGTCTGTCTGCGAGAGAGGAAGCCGGCCCACCTCTGGAATCCTTCACTCTCTCCTCGTTCGCCTCTCCCACCTGTCCCCCGGGAGCGCGGGGTCAGCCGCCCTCGCTCGGTCTCTCTCTTTTCCCGGCCCCTCTCCGATTACAATGCCGGCAGTGTTCGCTCAGCTCCCCTGCACGAAGCTCCCGCCTG encodes:
- the BOP1 gene encoding ribosome biogenesis protein BOP1, with product MAAAILRRARSRRRRPPASPRRAHAGSAPPGSPPRPRWPRPAGPRPRACACWPRPAPPMRPGGVGRPHPLTSRAPPPGPRDRAAAGSGGAGRDRPGSMAGARVAGCAAAAAGRARPGKRLPEPEPALAPEEPSLLCDLPTSPLGDGSNSGLSDSEESVFSGLEDSGSDSSADTAAEEEDGASSDENHGGTEKTTGQQVRWAETPSPRTEVARAQGGDEYAEDSSDEEDVRNTVGNVPLEWYDDFPHVGYDLDGRRIYKPLRTRDELDQFLDKMDDPDYWRMVQDRMTGRDVRLTDEQVALVRRLQRGQFGDMSFDPYEPSVDFFSGNLMIHPVTNRPADKRSFIPSLVEKEKVSRMVHAIKMGWIQPRRPRHPTPTFYDLWAQEDPNAVLGRHKMHVPAPKLALPGHAESYNPPPEYLPSEEERLAWEQQEPAERKLNFLPRKFPSLRAVPAYSRFIQERFERCLDLYLCPRQRKMRVNVDPEDLIPKLPRPRDLQPFPTCQALVYRGHSDLVRCLSVSPGGQWLASGSDDGSVRLWEVATARCMRTVPVGGVVRSVAWNPNPTICLVAVAVEDTVLLLNPSLGDRLVVGSTDQLLSGFTPPEEPALQPTHWLEASEEERQEGLRLRIRHGKPVTQVTWHGRGDYMAVVLATPGHTQVLIHQLSRRRSQSPFRRSHGQVQCVAFHPVRPFLLVASQRSVRLYHLLRQELTKKLMPNCKWVSSLAVHPAGDNVICGSYDSKLVWFDLDLSTQPYRVLRHHKKALRAVAFHPRYPLFASGSDDGSVIVCHGMVYNDLLQNPLLVPVKVLRGHTLARDLGVLDVAFHPTQPWVFSSGADSTIRLFT
- the SCX gene encoding basic helix-loop-helix transcription factor scleraxis, translated to MLRSAPPGRYLYPEVSPLSEDEDRGSESSGSDEKPCRVHAARCGLQGARRRAGGRRAGGGGPGPAGRPGREPRQRHTANARERDRTNSVNTAFTALRTLIPTEPADRKLSKIETLRLASSYISHLGNVLLVGEACGDGQPCHSGPAFFHAARAGSPPPLPPPPTPARDGENAQPKQICTFCLSNQRKLSKDRDRKTAIRS